A genomic stretch from Chitinophaga agri includes:
- a CDS encoding AraC family transcriptional regulator, which yields MSIQAIRIMQVLADYLNEIDVHADSVYVMHEKVERKFSMHSHEKGQLTYVEGGIAYCNMPDRSYVIPARHYIWIPKYQEHYMQIKHSKSTTTRNLYFYSQHDHETPFYTRLGIYPVNELLLEMINYSARWQRHILPGDPGFRFLSAIKDILPDISTTALPVILPTTQHERLQPVLQYIGQNFDQQLTLEIVSHQFDLSPRTLSRLFTNILDMSFVQYLQMVRVVKGIEMILQTNQTLSEIAYQTGYSSIAAFSKVFYQLTNKRPSSFQQAVH from the coding sequence TTGTCCATTCAAGCCATTCGTATTATGCAGGTATTGGCCGACTATCTGAATGAAATAGATGTACATGCTGATTCAGTATATGTTATGCATGAAAAGGTAGAGCGTAAGTTCTCTATGCATTCTCATGAGAAGGGACAGCTGACATATGTCGAAGGGGGTATTGCTTATTGCAACATGCCTGACAGGTCTTATGTCATTCCTGCACGCCATTATATATGGATACCTAAATATCAGGAACATTACATGCAGATCAAACACTCCAAATCTACTACAACGAGGAATCTGTATTTCTATAGTCAGCATGATCATGAGACACCGTTTTATACCCGGCTGGGTATTTATCCGGTCAACGAGTTGTTACTGGAAATGATCAATTATTCTGCCCGCTGGCAACGGCATATATTACCGGGAGATCCGGGCTTCAGGTTCCTGAGTGCTATAAAAGACATCCTCCCGGACATCAGTACGACGGCCCTGCCTGTGATCTTACCCACAACGCAGCATGAGCGTTTACAGCCTGTCCTGCAGTATATCGGACAAAATTTTGATCAGCAACTGACACTGGAGATAGTTAGTCATCAGTTTGACCTGAGTCCCCGCACATTATCCAGATTATTTACCAACATACTGGACATGTCTTTTGTACAATATCTGCAGATGGTGAGGGTCGTAAAAGGAATAGAAATGATCCTGCAAACGAATCAGACGCTGAGTGAGATCGCTTATCAGACAGGATACAGTAGTATTGCTGCTTTTAGTAAGGTATTCTATCAGCTGACAAACAAACGGCCTTCCAGTTTTCAACAGGCTGTTCATTAA
- a CDS encoding RNA polymerase sigma factor translates to MQFETIYNDYWQRIFRLCMGYTNDHAMAQDLTQETFIAVWQHLPKFRKEADIGTWIYRIASNNCLRNIEKERRLPKGEIPANIREEEQHSIEPDIQLLYQFISDLPETDRIIISLELEDVKQAEIASIVGLSEANIRVKIHRIKEKLTQKFRAHEQ, encoded by the coding sequence ATGCAGTTTGAAACTATATACAACGATTACTGGCAACGCATCTTTCGTCTCTGTATGGGTTATACCAATGATCACGCAATGGCACAGGACCTTACACAGGAAACATTTATCGCTGTATGGCAACATCTACCGAAATTCAGGAAAGAGGCTGACATCGGCACATGGATCTACCGGATTGCTTCCAACAACTGTCTGCGTAATATTGAAAAAGAGCGACGGCTTCCTAAAGGAGAAATACCTGCGAACATCCGGGAAGAAGAACAACACTCCATAGAACCAGACATTCAGTTACTGTATCAGTTTATTTCGGACTTACCCGAAACAGACCGTATCATTATTTCACTGGAACTGGAAGATGTAAAGCAGGCGGAGATAGCCAGTATCGTAGGGCTCTCGGAAGCCAATATCAGAGTGAAAATTCACAGAATCAAAGAAAAACTGACTCAAAAATTCAGAGCACATGAACAGTAA
- a CDS encoding alpha/beta fold hydrolase produces MKKYAIPAILFLFIALCLNVFGQTTSYPFAVKKSGKGKQAIIFIPGFASSGDVWDETRTKFEKDYTCYTLTMAGFAGIPPQDDPTFKKWMEGIAAYIKDNRIEKPILVGHSMGGVLTMAIAAEYPDLPAKIVVVDALPCLAAMMTPSFQSKENVDCSAAIEQMTAMPADKFMEMQQGAISRLLADTAKRQTVVNWSMLSDRKTFAAMYCDFSNTDLREKISHIKCPNLILLESYFAYMKPNIEAQYKNLPGSNLQYANKGLHFIMYDDTDWYLKQLNQFLTAR; encoded by the coding sequence ATGAAAAAGTACGCAATACCCGCTATCCTATTTTTGTTCATTGCATTGTGCCTGAATGTCTTCGGCCAGACCACCTCCTACCCTTTTGCCGTTAAAAAATCCGGCAAAGGGAAACAGGCCATCATTTTCATACCTGGCTTTGCCTCTTCCGGTGATGTGTGGGATGAGACCAGAACGAAATTTGAGAAAGATTATACCTGTTATACACTGACAATGGCAGGCTTTGCCGGTATTCCTCCACAAGACGATCCGACGTTTAAAAAATGGATGGAGGGCATTGCTGCCTATATCAAAGACAATCGTATTGAGAAACCTATACTCGTCGGCCACAGTATGGGTGGTGTATTGACAATGGCCATTGCAGCTGAATATCCGGACCTGCCAGCTAAAATTGTCGTCGTAGATGCGCTGCCTTGCCTGGCTGCTATGATGACACCCTCCTTCCAGTCGAAAGAAAATGTAGATTGCAGTGCCGCCATCGAACAGATGACAGCCATGCCAGCCGATAAGTTTATGGAAATGCAGCAAGGCGCTATTTCCCGCCTGCTGGCAGATACTGCCAAAAGGCAGACTGTCGTGAACTGGAGTATGCTGTCAGACAGAAAAACATTTGCGGCCATGTATTGTGACTTTTCGAATACCGACCTGCGGGAAAAGATCAGTCATATCAAATGTCCGAACCTGATACTCCTGGAAAGTTATTTTGCCTATATGAAACCAAATATTGAAGCCCAGTATAAAAACCTGCCTGGCAGCAATCTGCAATATGCCAATAAAGGCCTCCATTTTATCATGTATGATGACACTGATTGGTACCTTAAACAATTGAATCAATTCTTAACCGCCAGGTAA
- a CDS encoding alpha/beta fold hydrolase, protein MKRQRLFMLWLVPVFCLAYAPICESDSENIKAGSKPADNDVATLGASVTGLRIVAIDTLLTPEIGGIKQAVEIKTEDVNKPILLFLSGGPGSSMMNNADRFTGILKSRFTIVQWDQRDAGKTLKLNPSPVQPTVDQMAEDTYQVINFVLKQLNQKKVYLLGSSWGNALGFYIVRNHPELIHAYYAVNPVISQLASEKELLSVLKVHFKDNEIASRELATVHIPFQMDGDLFYLRKWLFYKDGKEFVTSDNFKNNFLQWSKAWSPAWNEVMHIDLPKTLKKVDCPVYFFVGRNDIQTSTKITERYFKAVKAPKKDLFYFDHSGHQIHQDEPEKLQNMILKTLGGLPS, encoded by the coding sequence ATGAAAAGACAGCGCCTTTTTATGCTATGGCTAGTACCTGTGTTTTGCTTAGCATATGCCCCGATATGTGAAAGCGATAGTGAAAATATAAAAGCAGGTTCCAAACCTGCTGATAATGATGTTGCGACACTGGGAGCGTCTGTAACAGGCTTACGCATAGTGGCAATCGACACGTTATTAACGCCGGAAATTGGCGGAATAAAGCAGGCAGTTGAAATCAAAACAGAGGATGTTAATAAACCAATATTGCTTTTTTTATCGGGTGGCCCTGGCAGCTCTATGATGAACAATGCAGATCGCTTTACGGGCATCTTAAAAAGCAGGTTCACAATCGTACAGTGGGATCAGCGGGATGCCGGAAAGACGTTGAAGTTAAACCCTTCTCCAGTCCAGCCGACAGTTGATCAAATGGCGGAGGATACCTATCAGGTGATAAATTTTGTGTTAAAGCAGCTGAATCAAAAAAAGGTATATCTGCTGGGTAGTTCCTGGGGCAATGCTTTGGGCTTTTATATTGTGAGGAATCATCCGGAGCTGATACATGCTTATTATGCGGTCAATCCTGTTATTAGCCAACTGGCAAGTGAGAAAGAGTTGCTCAGTGTGCTGAAAGTTCACTTTAAGGATAATGAAATTGCGAGCAGGGAATTAGCGACTGTACATATCCCTTTTCAGATGGATGGCGATTTGTTTTATTTGAGAAAATGGCTTTTTTATAAAGATGGGAAGGAATTTGTGACGAGTGATAATTTTAAGAACAACTTTCTGCAATGGTCAAAGGCCTGGTCGCCTGCCTGGAATGAGGTAATGCACATTGATTTACCAAAGACTTTAAAAAAGGTGGACTGTCCGGTGTATTTTTTTGTTGGTAGAAATGATATTCAGACGTCGACTAAAATTACAGAGCGGTATTTTAAGGCAGTGAAAGCGCCAAAGAAAGACTTGTTTTATTTTGATCACTCAGGTCATCAGATCCATCAGGATGAGCCTGAAAAGCTGCAAAATATGATTCTTAAAACATTGGGAGGGCTGCCGTCTTAA
- a CDS encoding HlyD family secretion protein has product MTAKKNSHARTDRLITTITGWLAGIILVALTIWGLSTFFELRKYEETNDAQVEEYINPITARVTGYISRINYEENQNVKKGDTLLIIDDSEYQLQQQEANAALLNAQAQMQVLESNVSTTAKTAEASRSQIAAAKAKLWKQQQEYDRYRKLYDAESATKQQLENVETALNVARADYETIVDNYDAAASKVNDIKSQKAVIMAEIERRQALLGRNKLDVSYTVIRAPYDGKMGRRTIQEGQLIQAGQTLAFIVNQATGKWVIANFKETQVSNMHIGQSADIEIDAFPGKTFSGTIESLSPATGSRFSLLPPDNSSGNFVKIVQRIPVRIKLTNNTAETAVLRAGMNATVAISKRHG; this is encoded by the coding sequence ATGACAGCTAAGAAGAACAGCCATGCCCGTACGGACAGGTTAATTACCACTATTACCGGATGGTTAGCAGGTATTATCCTCGTCGCACTCACAATATGGGGACTAAGCACCTTTTTTGAACTGCGCAAATATGAAGAAACAAACGATGCGCAGGTAGAAGAATATATTAACCCGATCACCGCTAGAGTGACAGGTTACATCAGCAGGATCAACTATGAAGAGAACCAGAATGTGAAGAAAGGAGACACCCTGCTGATCATTGATGATAGTGAATATCAGTTGCAACAGCAGGAAGCAAATGCCGCACTGCTGAATGCGCAGGCTCAGATGCAGGTACTGGAAAGTAATGTCTCCACGACCGCTAAAACCGCCGAGGCTTCACGATCGCAGATCGCTGCCGCAAAGGCAAAACTCTGGAAGCAACAGCAGGAATACGATCGATACAGAAAACTGTATGATGCAGAATCTGCTACAAAACAACAACTGGAAAACGTTGAAACGGCACTGAACGTAGCCAGAGCGGACTATGAAACGATCGTTGATAACTATGACGCAGCCGCCTCTAAAGTAAACGATATTAAGTCGCAGAAGGCAGTAATAATGGCGGAAATAGAACGTCGCCAGGCATTGCTGGGCCGTAACAAACTGGATGTCTCCTATACGGTGATACGTGCACCGTATGATGGTAAAATGGGACGGCGCACCATACAGGAGGGGCAGTTGATACAGGCCGGACAAACGCTCGCATTCATCGTAAATCAGGCTACCGGTAAATGGGTGATCGCCAATTTCAAAGAGACGCAGGTGAGCAACATGCACATCGGTCAGTCCGCTGATATCGAAATAGATGCCTTCCCCGGAAAGACTTTCAGCGGAACAATAGAATCCCTTTCACCCGCTACAGGTTCCAGGTTTTCCCTGTTACCTCCTGATAACTCATCAGGTAACTTTGTGAAGATCGTACAGCGTATACCCGTACGTATAAAACTGACTAACAACACAGCCGAAACTGCTGTACTACGTGCCGGTATGAACGCCACTGTGGCAATCAGTAAGAGACATGGCTAA
- a CDS encoding NmrA family NAD(P)-binding protein — protein MNIVLTGSLGNIGKPLTQLLIGAGHAVKVISSKVARAEDIQALGATAAIGSMFDVDFLTGTFKGADIVYLMETMEAAGDIFDKTVDFVETICQIGRNYKRAIEQAGVNKVIHLSSVGAHMNSGNGILVFHQKVEGILNQLPADVAIKFMRPTGFYINMFSFIDTIKNTGTIISNYGGDNKEPWVSPVDIADVIAAEMETPFEGRKIRYIASDEVSPNEIAKALGEAIGRPDLQWKVITDEQLLEKWLSIGFNEQVARGFIEVQANQGNGLMYEDYYRHKPVLGKVKLADFAKDFAVAYHQE, from the coding sequence ATGAATATTGTACTAACAGGTTCTCTCGGGAACATTGGAAAACCACTCACACAGCTATTGATAGGAGCAGGCCATGCTGTGAAGGTCATCAGTAGCAAGGTGGCAAGAGCAGAAGACATTCAGGCACTGGGTGCGACAGCTGCCATCGGCAGTATGTTTGATGTTGATTTTTTGACAGGGACATTTAAAGGAGCTGATATCGTTTATCTGATGGAGACAATGGAAGCGGCCGGAGACATCTTTGATAAGACAGTCGATTTTGTAGAGACCATCTGTCAGATCGGGCGGAACTATAAGCGGGCGATTGAACAGGCAGGTGTGAACAAGGTGATACATCTGAGCAGTGTCGGCGCTCATATGAATAGCGGAAACGGGATACTGGTTTTCCATCAGAAAGTCGAAGGTATTTTGAATCAGTTACCGGCAGATGTAGCCATTAAATTTATGCGTCCTACGGGCTTCTACATAAACATGTTCTCATTCATTGATACTATTAAAAACACCGGGACAATCATTTCTAATTACGGAGGAGATAACAAGGAACCATGGGTATCACCAGTGGATATTGCAGATGTGATTGCTGCTGAAATGGAAACGCCATTCGAAGGAAGGAAAATTCGCTACATTGCCAGCGATGAGGTATCACCGAACGAGATAGCGAAGGCGCTAGGTGAGGCTATTGGACGACCGGACCTTCAATGGAAGGTGATAACTGATGAGCAGTTACTGGAGAAATGGTTATCAATCGGTTTTAATGAACAGGTAGCACGTGGTTTTATTGAAGTGCAGGCCAATCAGGGAAATGGGCTGATGTATGAAGACTACTATCGCCATAAGCCGGTATTGGGAAAAGTAAAACTGGCTGATTTTGCGAAAGATTTCGCAGTAGCTTATCACCAGGAATAA
- a CDS encoding TolC family protein, with the protein MCVAAQQPHDTSKPLHLTIEQIWEQAELNNKRIAMSRLSVESSEEVWKDAKAERLPEINTTGTYARVTNMPVYTDGYFHTPEQFPVLHNFYKVGGEAYFNVYNGNKTNLEIKKGATEHAIAEEQKNLTVSEVKFNAAVCYLDLARSCQFKELIAKDIADQERQLAHIQELQKNGVVLKSDVLRATLKLSRQKMGMVQIDNDIAIASQKLALMIGTDEHQLILPDTVFSAALLPPVTYDEYLAVAEKNAHEYKISAGETELRMLALKQVKATVSPKVGIFADYAFSYPQIQFYPYEGAAYGLGMYGVKAAFPISSFYHNKHKEKAAKLQLERQEVEHRETGDEVRQQVNEAYLRYKESLTRIDVAQTNITQATENLRIVNNTYFNQLSLVTDLLDADTQMLQTRFDLVSANIAARVRYYQLQKAIGNL; encoded by the coding sequence ATGTGCGTAGCGGCACAACAACCTCACGACACTTCGAAACCGTTACATTTAACTATCGAGCAAATCTGGGAACAGGCGGAACTAAATAACAAAAGGATAGCTATGTCCCGCTTAAGCGTGGAAAGTAGTGAAGAAGTATGGAAAGATGCAAAGGCAGAACGTTTGCCTGAGATCAATACTACTGGTACTTATGCGCGTGTGACCAATATGCCTGTTTACACAGACGGTTACTTTCATACGCCTGAACAGTTTCCGGTGCTACATAACTTCTACAAGGTAGGTGGTGAAGCCTATTTTAATGTTTATAATGGTAATAAGACGAATCTGGAGATAAAGAAGGGAGCAACAGAACATGCGATAGCAGAAGAACAGAAGAACCTGACCGTATCAGAAGTAAAGTTCAATGCGGCAGTGTGTTACCTGGACCTGGCGCGTAGTTGTCAGTTTAAAGAACTAATAGCGAAGGATATAGCAGATCAGGAAAGACAACTCGCCCATATCCAGGAACTACAGAAAAATGGCGTTGTACTGAAAAGTGATGTGCTCAGAGCGACCCTGAAATTGTCCCGTCAGAAGATGGGAATGGTGCAGATCGATAACGACATCGCTATCGCCAGTCAGAAACTGGCCCTGATGATCGGAACCGATGAGCACCAGTTGATACTACCAGACACAGTCTTTTCAGCAGCATTGCTGCCGCCGGTTACTTATGATGAGTATCTTGCTGTGGCAGAAAAGAATGCGCATGAGTATAAGATCTCAGCAGGAGAAACTGAGTTACGGATGCTGGCCCTGAAACAGGTGAAAGCAACTGTATCGCCTAAAGTGGGCATCTTTGCTGACTACGCTTTTTCTTATCCGCAGATACAGTTTTACCCTTATGAAGGAGCCGCTTATGGCCTGGGTATGTATGGTGTAAAAGCCGCTTTCCCGATCTCTTCTTTTTATCACAATAAACATAAGGAGAAAGCCGCTAAGCTGCAACTGGAAAGACAGGAAGTAGAGCATAGGGAAACAGGAGATGAAGTAAGGCAACAGGTGAATGAAGCTTACCTGCGTTATAAGGAATCTCTCACCCGTATTGACGTAGCTCAGACAAATATCACTCAGGCAACAGAGAATCTCCGGATAGTAAACAACACCTATTTCAACCAACTCTCTCTGGTGACCGATCTGCTGGATGCAGATACACAAATGCTGCAAACAAGATTTGACCTCGTATCAGCCAACATCGCTGCCCGCGTCAGGTATTACCAGTTACAAAAAGCTATAGGAAATTTATAA
- a CDS encoding helix-turn-helix domain-containing protein — protein MANTKTHRIKTISEFHQLRGLPKPEHPLISIVDFSAIKRPTDISETNWVLDFYQIALKRGINAKVKYGQQEYDFDEGVMFFISPNQVFRIEVDANSAEKRSGWMLLVHPDFLWNTALAAAIKQYEFFEYSVNEALFLSDKEEKTMHGIVQHIRNEYHANIDKFTQGIIISHIATLLSYSERFYNRQFITRKVGHHHILGRMENLLRAYFNQDDLVIRGLPTVQYVADSLNVSPKYLSGLLKVLTGLTTQQHIHEQLIEKAKEKLSTSDLSVSEIAYELGFEHSQSFSKFFKTKTQLTPLQFRESFSAG, from the coding sequence ATGGCAAATACAAAAACGCATAGAATAAAAACGATCAGTGAATTTCACCAGCTACGGGGATTGCCGAAGCCGGAACACCCTTTGATCAGTATAGTGGACTTCAGCGCGATAAAGCGGCCTACTGATATATCAGAAACGAACTGGGTGCTTGATTTTTATCAGATAGCACTCAAGCGGGGGATCAATGCCAAAGTAAAATACGGACAGCAGGAGTATGACTTTGATGAAGGGGTGATGTTTTTTATTTCTCCTAATCAGGTGTTCAGAATTGAGGTAGACGCCAACTCAGCTGAAAAGCGGTCAGGCTGGATGTTGCTGGTGCATCCCGACTTTTTATGGAATACCGCGCTGGCTGCGGCAATTAAGCAATATGAGTTCTTTGAGTATTCGGTGAATGAGGCATTGTTTCTGTCAGATAAGGAAGAGAAAACCATGCATGGCATTGTACAGCATATTCGTAATGAATATCATGCTAACATAGATAAATTTACACAGGGCATAATTATCTCACATATTGCTACGCTGCTGAGCTATTCTGAACGCTTTTACAATCGTCAGTTTATAACGCGGAAAGTAGGCCATCACCATATATTGGGTCGCATGGAAAATTTGCTCAGAGCTTATTTTAATCAGGATGACCTGGTAATAAGAGGATTGCCAACAGTGCAATATGTAGCAGATTCGTTGAATGTGTCGCCTAAATACCTGAGTGGTCTGTTGAAAGTACTGACGGGTTTAACGACTCAGCAGCACATACATGAGCAGCTGATCGAAAAAGCGAAGGAGAAATTATCCACATCAGATCTATCTGTCAGTGAGATAGCGTATGAACTGGGGTTTGAGCATTCGCAGTCATTTAGTAAGTTTTTTAAGACGAAAACGCAGTTGACGCCATTACAGTTCAGGGAGTCGTTTAGTGCGGGGTAA
- a CDS encoding class I SAM-dependent DNA methyltransferase, with product MKNVFEKYNLIADWFAAHRYQGLIEKGYLDKLIKHVGKNAAILDLGCGTGMPIMDYLTNQGMHVTGVDASYRMLEIAKKHRPSAEFIQSDMRSLSLDRKFDAIVAWHSFFHLPAEDQPSMFQIFEDHLEDHGVLIFTSGTAHGVSWGENGGELLFHASLDPNQYESLLEEHHFHVLEHIIDDPECGEATVWMAQLHQTPS from the coding sequence ATGAAAAATGTTTTCGAAAAGTATAACCTCATCGCTGACTGGTTTGCAGCCCACAGATACCAGGGACTCATTGAAAAAGGTTACCTGGACAAGCTGATTAAACACGTTGGTAAGAACGCAGCTATATTAGATCTGGGCTGCGGTACGGGCATGCCGATAATGGACTACCTGACTAATCAGGGAATGCATGTCACCGGTGTCGATGCCAGCTACCGGATGCTGGAAATCGCCAAGAAACACCGTCCTTCCGCTGAGTTCATACAGTCTGACATGCGCTCACTTTCACTTGACAGAAAATTCGATGCCATTGTAGCCTGGCATAGCTTCTTTCACCTTCCTGCTGAAGATCAGCCTTCCATGTTCCAGATCTTTGAAGATCATTTAGAAGATCATGGTGTACTGATATTTACTTCAGGCACTGCCCATGGTGTATCATGGGGAGAAAATGGCGGAGAGCTGTTATTCCACGCATCACTGGACCCGAATCAGTATGAATCATTGCTGGAAGAACATCATTTCCACGTTTTAGAGCATATTATAGATGATCCTGAATGTGGGGAAGCGACGGTATGGATGGCACAGTTACATCAAACGCCATCATAA
- a CDS encoding S8 family peptidase, protein MNICKPTAIVAALLLSGLVASAQKHNWQSMDLQKDSVFGISVEKAYTELLKDKKSKTVLVAVIDSGIDTTHEDLQSVLWINSKEKRGNGKDDDKNHYADDIYGWNFIGSQKGNVGYDNLELTRLIRQQQKHFGSLNNVSKDTAGLYQYEVLKGKYDLKLSEAQQTLVGITRFVGMLDTMLNKMGNTNPTAADLQAYTPQNPAESQIKQMIAQQLERYPDFKAFRTTELDAAVTHFKEQVDYQLNLDFDPRDIVGDDYNNPTERYYGSGDATGPDADHGTHVAGIIGADRKNTLGIQGIANDVRIMSVRAIPNGDERDKDVANAIRYAVDNGAKVINMSFGKDYSPNKNVVDDAVKYAISKDVLLVHAAGNDAKNIDIAPNYPSRVYQNGDTASAWIEVGASGPDNDETLAASFSNYGKVNVDVFAPGVGIYSSTPGSKYEYHDGTSMAAPVVTGLAALIRSYYPKLKATQVKEIILKSVVKIDHPVSIMENDEPKTVQMTDLCRTGGVVNAYKALELAATYK, encoded by the coding sequence ATGAATATTTGTAAGCCAACGGCCATCGTTGCCGCCTTATTACTGTCAGGACTCGTAGCAAGTGCACAGAAACATAACTGGCAAAGCATGGACCTGCAAAAAGATTCCGTATTCGGTATCAGCGTTGAGAAAGCCTACACAGAGCTGCTCAAAGACAAAAAATCCAAAACAGTACTCGTTGCCGTAATCGACAGTGGTATAGACACAACGCATGAAGACCTGCAAAGTGTTCTCTGGATCAATAGCAAGGAGAAAAGAGGCAACGGTAAAGATGACGACAAAAACCATTATGCCGATGATATCTATGGATGGAACTTTATTGGTTCCCAGAAGGGTAATGTGGGCTATGACAACCTGGAGCTTACCCGCCTCATCCGCCAGCAACAGAAGCATTTCGGTAGTCTGAACAACGTTTCCAAAGACACAGCCGGACTGTATCAGTACGAGGTACTGAAAGGCAAATACGACCTTAAATTATCCGAAGCACAGCAGACCCTCGTGGGTATCACCCGCTTCGTGGGTATGCTGGATACCATGCTGAACAAGATGGGGAACACGAACCCAACAGCCGCTGATTTACAGGCATATACACCTCAGAATCCGGCTGAATCACAGATCAAACAGATGATCGCCCAGCAGCTGGAACGTTATCCTGATTTCAAAGCCTTCAGAACAACTGAACTGGATGCTGCCGTGACTCACTTTAAAGAGCAGGTGGACTATCAGCTTAACCTGGACTTCGATCCACGTGATATCGTAGGTGATGACTATAACAATCCGACAGAAAGATATTACGGCTCCGGTGACGCTACCGGTCCGGATGCAGACCACGGCACCCACGTTGCGGGTATCATTGGTGCCGACAGAAAGAATACGCTGGGGATCCAGGGTATTGCGAATGATGTACGCATTATGTCGGTAAGGGCTATCCCGAATGGTGACGAAAGAGATAAGGACGTGGCTAATGCCATCCGTTATGCAGTAGATAATGGTGCTAAAGTGATCAACATGAGCTTTGGCAAGGACTATTCTCCTAACAAAAATGTAGTGGATGACGCGGTTAAATATGCTATATCCAAAGATGTACTACTGGTGCACGCTGCTGGTAACGATGCGAAAAACATCGATATCGCTCCTAACTACCCGAGCCGCGTATACCAGAACGGAGATACTGCTTCTGCATGGATAGAAGTAGGTGCTTCCGGTCCTGATAATGACGAGACACTGGCAGCTTCCTTTTCTAACTACGGTAAGGTAAATGTGGACGTATTTGCGCCGGGCGTTGGGATCTACTCCTCTACACCAGGTTCCAAATATGAATACCATGACGGTACCAGTATGGCAGCTCCTGTTGTAACCGGCCTGGCAGCCCTCATACGCTCATATTATCCAAAGCTGAAGGCTACGCAGGTAAAAGAGATTATCCTTAAATCTGTGGTTAAAATAGACCATCCTGTAAGTATCATGGAAAATGATGAACCTAAAACTGTTCAGATGACTGACCTGTGCCGTACAGGTGGTGTGGTGAATGCCTATAAAGCACTGGAACTGGCAGCTACCTATAAATAA